One window of the Chryseobacterium sp. CY350 genome contains the following:
- a CDS encoding DUF2797 domain-containing protein — MQFQGQILKMTSFNDQPIQYYLNLSGDLIHMNELLGKELSIKHTGFQCVNCGLDKTIYRMGFCKSCFFESPYASDTIIRPELSTAHLGIGERDLDVEMQIQLQPHTVYLAYTGDVKVGVTRNTQIPTRWIDQGATFALPIARTENRYEAGMIEVALKEHLADKTNWRKMLQDDFEDDVDLADFQQKIKEYFPEDFQKFYSEGENMWKFDYPFSKPGKIASFTLDKKPEFTGRLVGIKGQYLSFEGGNFMNVRGHEGYVIELNVKN; from the coding sequence ATGCAGTTTCAAGGACAAATTTTAAAAATGACCAGTTTCAACGATCAGCCGATTCAATATTATCTGAATCTTTCAGGAGATTTAATTCATATGAACGAGCTTTTAGGCAAAGAACTGAGCATTAAACACACAGGATTTCAATGTGTAAATTGTGGTTTAGATAAAACGATTTATCGTATGGGCTTTTGTAAAAGCTGTTTTTTTGAAAGTCCGTATGCCAGCGATACGATTATTCGTCCGGAGCTTTCTACCGCTCATTTGGGTATCGGCGAACGTGACCTTGATGTTGAAATGCAAATCCAATTGCAGCCACATACCGTATATTTAGCTTATACCGGCGATGTGAAAGTAGGCGTAACGAGAAATACACAAATTCCTACCCGATGGATCGATCAGGGCGCAACATTTGCTTTACCGATTGCGCGAACAGAAAATCGCTACGAAGCCGGAATGATAGAAGTTGCTCTTAAAGAACATCTTGCCGATAAAACAAACTGGCGGAAAATGCTTCAGGATGATTTTGAAGATGATGTGGATTTAGCAGATTTCCAACAGAAAATAAAGGAATATTTTCCTGAAGATTTCCAGAAATTTTATTCTGAAGGTGAAAATATGTGGAAGTTTGATTATCCTTTTTCAAAACCTGGAAAAATTGCTTCTTTCACATTAGATAAAAAACCGGAATTTACAGGCCGACTTGTAGGAATTAAAGGTCAGTATCTAAGTTTCGAAGGCGGAAATTTCATGAATGTGAGAGGACATGAAGGATATGTTATAGAGTTGAACGTGAAAAATTAA
- a CDS encoding DUF389 domain-containing protein has product MISFQKLFELPKEEEEDFTFNEIEEGIYFRGHNLWLLVISMGIACVGLNINSSAAVIGAMLISPLMGPIVGAAFGFSIGNRHLMRLGIVNWALMIVVALSSSALYFLITPFHSETAQLESFKTATIFDCFLALLGGFAWFLGIVRKEAIKVIAGVAVSTACIPPLCTAGFGIANGNWEYFWGGFYFYLINCFFIAVGTWILSIILGYQKYYLQKNKIKNQKMSLFISLISALILIPSILLTKKKWEKEKFNERSESYIKTIKKNHPELAIISHEIFEENGEKYLKITLLNDSATISKGRLDQHNSIVKDIHLIWQYSPSQQNAESPKMKDMQTQISELKLEIQRMKTKNNNK; this is encoded by the coding sequence ATGATTAGTTTTCAGAAACTTTTTGAGTTGCCTAAAGAAGAGGAAGAAGATTTTACTTTCAATGAAATTGAAGAAGGAATTTACTTTCGTGGGCACAATCTTTGGCTGCTGGTTATCTCAATGGGCATTGCATGTGTAGGTCTTAATATTAACAGCTCTGCCGCGGTTATAGGTGCAATGCTGATCTCTCCTTTGATGGGGCCAATCGTGGGTGCAGCATTCGGCTTTTCAATTGGTAACAGGCATTTGATGCGCTTGGGCATTGTTAATTGGGCTTTAATGATTGTAGTTGCGCTTTCATCGTCAGCACTATATTTTTTAATCACACCTTTTCACTCAGAAACTGCGCAGTTAGAAAGTTTTAAAACAGCTACTATTTTCGACTGCTTTCTTGCGCTATTAGGAGGTTTTGCTTGGTTTTTGGGCATTGTAAGAAAAGAAGCAATTAAAGTGATTGCGGGAGTTGCCGTTTCTACCGCCTGTATTCCGCCACTTTGTACGGCAGGGTTTGGGATTGCCAATGGCAATTGGGAGTATTTCTGGGGAGGTTTTTATTTTTATTTAATCAACTGTTTTTTTATCGCAGTTGGCACCTGGATTCTCAGCATCATTTTGGGCTATCAAAAATATTATCTTCAGAAAAACAAGATCAAAAACCAAAAAATGTCTCTTTTTATCAGTTTAATTTCTGCATTAATTCTTATTCCGAGCATTCTGCTGACAAAAAAGAAGTGGGAAAAAGAAAAGTTTAATGAAAGATCTGAAAGTTATATTAAAACCATCAAGAAAAATCATCCGGAACTGGCAATTATAAGCCACGAAATTTTTGAAGAAAACGGAGAAAAATATTTGAAGATCACATTGTTAAATGACAGCGCAACGATCAGTAAAGGTCGATTAGATCAACATAACAGCATTGTAAAAGATATTCATCTTATTTGGCAGTATTCTCCAAGCCAACAAAATGCCGAATCTCCGAAAATGAAAGATATGCAAACGCAGATTTCAGAATTAAAACTGGAAATACAGCGAATGAAGACTAAAAATAATAATAAGTGA
- a CDS encoding GDP-mannose 4,6-dehydratase yields the protein MIYLVTGGSGFIGSHLVEKLLKEGHSVINIDNFDDFYDYQVKIQNTLESIQNNIDFKFSNKQNDIENLVTNSKSEHYTLHYQDIRDKKGLEKIFENHQIDLVIHLAALAGVRPSIERPLEYEEVNIRGTMNLWELCNQFGIKKFICASSSSVYGNNDKIPFSETDNVDQPISPYAATKKCGEILGHVYHSLYNIDMIQLRFFTVYGPRQRPDLAIHKFTKLISENKEIPFYGDGSTARDYTYIDDIVDGILKSIKYLENNSKVYEIINLGENEVITLSEMLSVIEHNLDKIAIKKILPLQQGDVQKTNADITKARNLIGYKPTTNFQNGTKKFVEWFLRK from the coding sequence ATGATATATCTTGTTACAGGAGGAAGCGGATTTATAGGTTCTCATTTGGTAGAAAAATTATTGAAAGAAGGACATTCTGTCATAAACATTGACAATTTTGATGATTTCTACGATTATCAGGTTAAAATTCAAAATACTCTGGAATCGATTCAAAATAATATAGATTTTAAGTTTTCTAACAAGCAAAATGACATTGAAAATTTAGTTACCAATTCAAAATCAGAACATTATACATTACACTATCAGGATATTAGAGATAAAAAAGGTTTAGAAAAAATATTTGAAAATCATCAGATAGATTTGGTTATTCATTTAGCCGCACTTGCCGGAGTGAGACCATCTATTGAAAGACCTTTAGAATATGAAGAAGTCAACATTCGCGGAACGATGAATCTTTGGGAATTGTGTAATCAGTTTGGAATTAAAAAATTTATCTGCGCCTCATCATCAAGCGTTTACGGTAATAACGACAAAATTCCGTTTTCAGAAACCGATAATGTAGATCAGCCAATTTCACCTTATGCAGCAACTAAAAAGTGTGGAGAGATTCTTGGCCATGTCTATCACAGTTTGTACAATATCGATATGATTCAGTTGAGATTCTTTACTGTTTACGGCCCAAGACAAAGACCTGATTTAGCGATACATAAATTCACGAAACTCATATCAGAAAACAAAGAAATTCCTTTTTACGGCGACGGAAGTACTGCTAGAGATTATACATATATCGACGATATTGTGGATGGAATTTTAAAATCTATCAAGTATTTGGAAAATAACTCGAAGGTTTACGAAATTATAAATCTTGGCGAAAACGAAGTCATCACGCTATCTGAAATGTTGTCAGTTATTGAACACAATCTTGACAAAATTGCCATAAAAAAAATACTGCCATTACAACAGGGAGATGTACAGAAAACCAATGCTGACATTACCAAAGCCCGAAATTTAATTGGTTACAAACCAACCACAAACTTCCAAAATGGCACAAAAAAATTTGTGGAATGGTTTTTGAGAAAATGA
- a CDS encoding DUF2795 domain-containing protein has product MYWTLELASYLSDAPWPMTKAELIDYAIRTGAPMEVVENLQAIEDEGEVYDAIDEIWSDYPTDEDYLWNEDEY; this is encoded by the coding sequence ATGTACTGGACATTAGAATTAGCTTCATATCTAAGCGACGCACCTTGGCCGATGACGAAAGCAGAACTTATCGACTACGCAATCAGAACTGGTGCACCCATGGAAGTTGTAGAAAACCTTCAGGCAATTGAAGACGAAGGTGAAGTTTACGACGCAATTGATGAGATCTGGAGCGACTATCCTACAGACGAAGATTATCTTTGGAACGAGGACGAATATTAA
- the secA gene encoding preprotein translocase subunit SecA: MSFLNKVLKGFLGDKKAQDLKEVKKVVTKIKAIEPAIGELSDDGLRQKTAEFKSKIKEATNTITTQVEQIKEQIKNSKNVDEKESLFAKIEALKKDSYEIEEKVLLQVLPEAFALIKETSKRWAQNGEIRVTATDWDRELAATKDFVEIQGNEAVWKNSWNAAGTPILWDMVHYDTQFIGGVILHSGKIAEMATGEGKTLVGTLPIYLNALPERGVHVVTVNDYLAKRDSAWMGPLYQFHGMSIDCIDNHQPNSDGRRKAYNSDITYGTNNEFGFDYLRDNMVTSPTELVQRELNFAIVDEVDSVLVDDARTPLIISGPVPQGDRQEFDVLKPSIDRIVEVQKKTVSGIFNEAKKLIAAGNTKEGGFKLLQAYRGLPKNRQLIKFLSESGNRALLQKVEAQYMQDNNRDMPIVDKDLYFVIEEKNNQVDLTDKGVEYMSQGNSDNNFFVLPDIGTEIAEVEAKNLSKEEEFEAKEKLFAEFAEKSERVHTMSQLLKAYTLFEKDDEYVVIDGEVKIVDEQTGRIMEGRRYSDGLHQAIEAKESVKIEAATQTFATVTLQNYFRMYNKLAGMTGTAETEAGELWQIYKLDVVVIPTNRPIQRDDKQDLVFKTNREKYNAVIEEIENLTAAGRPVLVGTTSVEISQLLSKALQLRKIQHQVLNAKLHKKEAEIVAGAGQPGVVTIATNMAGRGTDIKLSKEVKEAGGLAIIGTERHDSRRVDRQLRGRAGRQGDPGSSQFYVSLEDNLMRLFGSERIAKMMDRMGHKEGEVIQHSMISKSIERAQKKVEENNFGTRKRLLEYDDVMNKQRDVIYKRRKNALFGDHLKYDITNMIFDVSNSIVAKGKATGNYKDFEFEVIKNFTMESPVSENDFKSKQIPELTDILFKAAQADYDMKLNLLKEKSFPIIENVYQNQGSMFKMIQVPFTDGVKTLTIVTDLKEAHDTNCDSLINDFEKNITLSIIDENWKLHLREMDDLRKSSQGAVYEQKDPLVIYKQESFHLFSEMVDKMNKEIISFLYRGEIPA, encoded by the coding sequence ATGAGTTTTTTAAATAAAGTTCTTAAAGGGTTTTTGGGAGACAAAAAAGCGCAGGACCTGAAGGAAGTAAAAAAAGTTGTAACAAAAATCAAAGCTATTGAGCCAGCAATCGGAGAATTATCTGATGATGGTTTGAGACAAAAAACTGCTGAATTTAAATCTAAGATTAAAGAAGCAACCAATACCATTACAACTCAGGTAGAACAAATCAAAGAGCAGATCAAAAACTCAAAGAATGTTGATGAAAAAGAATCTCTTTTCGCAAAAATTGAAGCTTTGAAAAAAGATTCTTACGAGATTGAAGAGAAAGTTCTTTTACAGGTTCTTCCCGAAGCTTTTGCATTGATCAAAGAAACATCAAAAAGGTGGGCTCAGAACGGAGAAATTCGTGTTACAGCTACTGATTGGGATAGAGAACTTGCTGCAACTAAAGATTTCGTTGAAATTCAAGGTAATGAAGCAGTTTGGAAAAACTCATGGAATGCAGCCGGAACTCCTATTTTGTGGGATATGGTGCATTATGACACTCAGTTTATTGGTGGGGTAATTCTTCACAGCGGTAAAATTGCCGAAATGGCAACTGGTGAAGGTAAAACATTGGTAGGAACACTTCCAATATACTTAAATGCTCTTCCCGAAAGAGGTGTGCACGTCGTAACGGTGAATGATTATCTGGCGAAACGTGACTCGGCGTGGATGGGACCTTTGTATCAATTCCACGGTATGTCTATCGACTGTATCGATAATCACCAACCAAATTCAGACGGAAGAAGAAAAGCATATAACTCAGATATTACTTACGGAACCAACAACGAATTTGGTTTCGATTACCTGAGAGACAACATGGTAACTTCACCTACAGAATTAGTACAAAGAGAATTAAACTTTGCGATTGTAGATGAGGTTGATTCTGTATTGGTAGATGATGCGAGAACGCCTTTGATTATTTCCGGACCGGTTCCTCAGGGAGACAGACAGGAATTTGATGTTCTAAAACCATCAATCGACAGAATTGTTGAAGTTCAGAAAAAAACGGTTTCAGGAATTTTTAATGAAGCTAAAAAATTAATCGCTGCAGGAAATACTAAAGAAGGCGGATTCAAATTACTTCAGGCTTACAGAGGTTTACCAAAAAACAGACAGCTGATCAAGTTCTTATCTGAAAGCGGAAACAGAGCGCTACTTCAAAAAGTAGAGGCTCAGTATATGCAGGATAACAACCGCGATATGCCGATTGTTGATAAAGATCTTTATTTCGTTATCGAAGAAAAAAACAATCAGGTTGATTTGACGGATAAAGGTGTTGAATATATGTCTCAAGGAAATTCGGACAACAACTTCTTCGTTCTTCCCGACATCGGAACTGAAATTGCTGAAGTAGAGGCTAAAAATTTATCTAAAGAAGAAGAATTTGAAGCTAAAGAAAAACTTTTTGCAGAGTTTGCCGAAAAATCTGAGCGTGTTCACACGATGAGCCAATTATTAAAAGCATATACATTGTTCGAAAAAGATGATGAGTATGTAGTAATTGATGGCGAAGTAAAAATCGTTGATGAGCAAACAGGCCGTATCATGGAAGGAAGACGTTATTCTGACGGTCTTCACCAGGCTATTGAGGCTAAAGAAAGTGTAAAAATTGAAGCGGCTACTCAGACATTTGCAACAGTTACTCTTCAAAACTACTTCCGTATGTACAACAAACTTGCGGGGATGACGGGTACAGCAGAGACTGAAGCTGGCGAACTTTGGCAGATTTATAAATTAGACGTTGTGGTAATTCCTACCAACCGTCCGATTCAAAGAGATGACAAACAGGATTTAGTTTTCAAAACCAACAGAGAAAAATACAACGCAGTAATTGAAGAGATCGAAAACTTAACGGCAGCCGGAAGACCTGTATTGGTGGGTACCACATCTGTTGAGATTTCACAGCTGCTTTCAAAAGCACTTCAGTTAAGAAAAATTCAGCACCAGGTATTGAATGCGAAACTTCACAAAAAAGAAGCAGAAATCGTTGCCGGAGCAGGTCAGCCAGGAGTTGTAACCATTGCAACTAACATGGCAGGTCGTGGTACCGATATTAAGCTTTCAAAAGAAGTAAAAGAAGCGGGTGGTTTAGCGATCATTGGTACAGAAAGACATGACTCAAGACGTGTTGACAGACAGTTGAGAGGTAGAGCGGGTCGTCAGGGAGATCCTGGAAGTTCTCAGTTCTACGTTTCTTTGGAAGACAACTTGATGCGTCTATTCGGATCTGAAAGAATTGCTAAGATGATGGACAGAATGGGTCATAAGGAAGGTGAAGTAATTCAGCATTCTATGATTTCTAAATCTATCGAAAGAGCTCAGAAAAAGGTGGAAGAAAATAACTTCGGAACAAGAAAGAGACTTCTTGAGTACGATGATGTAATGAATAAGCAGCGTGATGTAATCTACAAGAGAAGAAAGAACGCGTTGTTCGGAGATCACCTGAAATACGATATTACCAATATGATTTTTGATGTTTCGAACTCGATCGTAGCCAAAGGTAAAGCAACCGGAAACTACAAAGATTTTGAGTTTGAAGTGATTAAAAACTTCACAATGGAATCTCCGGTTTCTGAAAATGATTTTAAATCTAAACAAATTCCTGAATTGACAGATATTCTTTTCAAAGCAGCTCAGGCTGACTATGATATGAAGCTGAATCTTCTGAAAGAAAAATCATTCCCGATAATTGAGAATGTTTATCAGAACCAGGGGTCAATGTTTAAAATGATTCAGGTTCCTTTCACAGACGGTGTGAAGACATTAACAATTGTTACAGATTTGAAGGAGGCTCACGATACCAATTGTGACAGTTTAATCAACGATTTCGAAAAGAACATCACTTTATCAATCATCGATGAAAACTGGAAACTTCACCTTCGTGAAATGGATGATTTGAGAAAATCTTCTCAGGGAGCTGTGTACGAGCAGAAAGATCCTTTAGTGATTTACAAACAAGAATCTTTCCACTTGTTCAGCGAAATGGTTGACAAAATGAACAAAGAAATTATTTCATTTTTATACAGAGGAGAAATTCCTGCATAA
- a CDS encoding TonB-dependent siderophore receptor: MKKLLVCASLLGSMISFAQEKDSALTKNIEEVIISTISKKDSDYSNKMPLRAIEDPQVLSSVNRVVLENQAIFTVDDAYRNVTGLQKMWSATSRAGDGGAFVVLRGFVSSSSMRNGLVSPVTTTIDAVNLEKLEVLKGPSGTLYGSNVASYGGLINRVTKKPYETFGGNVSLMGGSYNTFRAQADLNAPLTKDNKLLLRLNTAYTNEGTFQKMDAKNSYFAFTPTITYNASDRLQFNVEYEMFNTRALGEQLFFYLSPDTLGGINNMKDLETKGLDYRQSYVGDDLYTTARVNNIFGQINYKINDHIKSSTNINNSHSYSDGFGPYFSVGLNANNALTVSRFDQGTRDSKKNWFQIQQNFNLDYTFGNGMRNRTVAGFDFLKTKDRSRFIYLAVTGEESFNNPVPANGGNYSDFNGSTLGNLYADPANIGNYDIDADLNTYSGYISNVFTPVTGLNLVLGVRYESNDFQGGEIFKVPTASYNQSAWSPKAGLVYEILKDKFSVFGNYQNSFKSNGYFVYNTAGDIALSDPERANQFEGGFKTNIINGKINATVSYYDIKAKNYLVTTGYTNNNRAIQNQTGEIHSKGVELEVNAYLVKGFSLIGGIAYNDTTDLSTGLRPTTAGSYWLGNFNASYQFLDGGLRGLGFGVGGNYASDNNVTGNFILPKYFVMNANAFYDAKKFRIGVKVDNFTNEHYWTGYSTANPQKLINALGTVTYKF; encoded by the coding sequence ATGAAAAAATTATTGGTTTGCGCATCGCTTTTAGGTTCTATGATATCGTTTGCACAGGAAAAAGATTCTGCACTAACAAAAAATATTGAAGAAGTGATCATCAGTACAATATCAAAGAAAGACAGTGATTATTCCAACAAAATGCCTTTAAGAGCCATTGAAGATCCACAGGTATTATCTTCAGTTAATAGAGTCGTTCTCGAAAATCAGGCAATTTTTACGGTAGATGATGCTTACCGAAATGTAACAGGTCTACAGAAAATGTGGTCGGCAACAAGCAGAGCCGGCGACGGAGGTGCTTTTGTTGTTTTAAGAGGTTTTGTCTCCAGTAGCTCCATGAGAAACGGTTTGGTATCTCCGGTTACAACAACGATTGATGCAGTAAATCTAGAGAAACTTGAAGTTTTGAAAGGACCTTCAGGAACTTTGTACGGAAGTAACGTTGCATCTTATGGAGGACTCATCAACAGAGTTACTAAAAAACCGTATGAAACTTTTGGAGGAAACGTTTCTCTCATGGGAGGAAGTTACAATACATTCAGAGCGCAGGCTGACCTGAATGCTCCACTTACAAAAGATAACAAACTTTTATTAAGATTAAATACTGCTTATACCAACGAAGGAACATTCCAAAAGATGGATGCGAAAAATTCTTATTTTGCATTTACACCAACCATTACATATAATGCATCAGACAGATTACAGTTTAATGTAGAATACGAAATGTTCAATACAAGAGCTCTTGGTGAACAATTATTCTTTTATCTTTCTCCTGATACATTAGGTGGTATTAATAATATGAAAGACCTTGAAACCAAAGGTTTAGACTACAGACAGTCTTATGTAGGTGATGACTTATACACAACAGCAAGAGTCAACAATATTTTTGGTCAGATCAATTATAAAATTAATGATCATATAAAATCGTCCACCAATATTAATAATTCTCATAGTTATTCCGATGGTTTTGGGCCATACTTTTCTGTAGGTTTAAATGCCAACAATGCTTTAACAGTTTCTAGATTTGATCAGGGAACAAGAGACAGTAAGAAAAACTGGTTCCAGATTCAGCAGAATTTCAACTTAGATTATACTTTTGGAAACGGAATGAGAAACAGAACGGTAGCTGGTTTTGATTTCTTGAAAACGAAAGACAGATCAAGATTTATCTATCTAGCAGTCACAGGAGAAGAATCGTTCAATAATCCTGTACCGGCAAATGGTGGAAATTATTCAGACTTCAATGGTTCGACGCTAGGTAATCTTTATGCAGATCCTGCGAACATAGGAAATTATGATATTGATGCGGATCTTAATACTTACAGTGGTTACATTTCCAACGTTTTCACGCCGGTTACAGGTTTAAATTTAGTGTTAGGAGTTCGCTACGAAAGTAATGATTTTCAAGGTGGAGAAATCTTCAAGGTACCTACTGCTAGTTACAACCAGTCGGCTTGGTCACCAAAAGCAGGATTAGTATATGAAATTTTGAAAGATAAATTCTCTGTTTTCGGAAATTATCAGAACAGCTTCAAAAGTAATGGATATTTCGTTTATAACACTGCCGGTGACATCGCTTTATCTGATCCTGAAAGAGCAAATCAATTCGAAGGTGGTTTTAAGACAAATATCATTAACGGAAAAATAAACGCAACGGTAAGCTATTACGATATTAAAGCTAAAAATTATCTTGTAACAACAGGATATACAAACAACAATAGAGCAATACAAAATCAAACAGGTGAAATTCACAGTAAAGGAGTGGAACTCGAAGTAAACGCTTACTTGGTAAAAGGTTTCTCTCTTATCGGAGGTATTGCTTACAATGATACAACTGATTTGTCAACAGGTCTCAGACCCACAACGGCAGGTTCTTACTGGTTAGGCAACTTTAATGCAAGTTATCAGTTTTTAGACGGCGGGCTTAGAGGTTTAGGCTTTGGCGTTGGAGGAAACTATGCGAGTGACAATAATGTAACAGGAAACTTTATTCTTCCTAAATATTTTGTGATGAATGCTAATGCATTTTATGATGCAAAAAAATTCAGAATAGGGGTAAAAGTGGATAATTTCACTAACGAACATTACTGGACAGGTTATTCTACAGCGAATCCGCAGAAGCTGATTAACGCTTTGGGAACCGTAACTTACAAGTTCTAA
- a CDS encoding PepSY-associated TM helix domain-containing protein, with the protein MRKKHHHKKKPSFFKKWTGKLHLWFGLGIGFLIFIISITGALYVFKDEVENFTRKDVIYHNEKNIDQKQILPIRILEKKVVDQVHEEYPIHWVNIPIDKKMSYQFYWYEHNPKAWHYFEEFPIYKLAYVNPYTGKVLRTYDEKNGFFQIVKMIHWSYLLKQEWGTYVVGIPVIIFVIMLISGIILWWPKNKAARKQRFSFKWQNVKNWKRKNYDLHNILGFYASIFALVFSLTGLFYAFFVVQAAFYFVFSGGSTTYPDFSAIKTKAPTELRTEDTLDKISNTVKEKYPTSYGFAIDLGHPHIDDHEHPNFEVFVKHLSYSYHKSSSLIFDENSGELLHTHDMKDKNFGEKAVGANYDIHVGSILGLPTKIIAFIVSLICASLPVTGFLVWWGRRKKTKKAV; encoded by the coding sequence ATGAGGAAAAAACATCACCACAAAAAGAAACCGAGTTTTTTTAAAAAATGGACTGGCAAACTGCATTTATGGTTTGGTTTGGGAATCGGATTTTTGATTTTCATTATTTCCATTACCGGAGCTTTATATGTATTTAAAGATGAGGTGGAGAATTTCACCAGAAAAGATGTAATTTATCATAACGAAAAAAATATTGATCAAAAACAGATTCTTCCTATCAGAATTCTGGAAAAAAAAGTGGTAGATCAGGTACATGAAGAATATCCGATTCATTGGGTCAATATTCCTATTGATAAAAAAATGTCTTACCAGTTTTATTGGTATGAGCACAATCCTAAAGCCTGGCATTATTTTGAAGAATTTCCTATTTATAAACTTGCTTACGTAAATCCCTACACCGGAAAAGTTCTGAGAACCTACGACGAGAAAAATGGTTTTTTCCAGATCGTAAAAATGATCCACTGGAGCTATTTATTGAAGCAGGAATGGGGAACTTATGTGGTCGGAATTCCCGTCATTATCTTCGTAATCATGTTGATTTCCGGAATTATATTATGGTGGCCAAAAAATAAAGCAGCCAGAAAACAGCGTTTCTCTTTCAAATGGCAAAACGTAAAAAACTGGAAGAGGAAAAATTATGATCTCCACAATATATTAGGATTTTATGCATCCATATTTGCTTTAGTTTTCTCATTAACAGGATTATTTTATGCATTCTTTGTCGTTCAGGCGGCATTCTACTTTGTTTTTTCCGGCGGAAGCACTACGTATCCCGACTTTTCAGCAATTAAGACAAAAGCTCCCACAGAGTTGCGAACTGAAGATACTTTAGATAAAATCAGCAATACGGTAAAAGAAAAATATCCAACTTCTTACGGTTTTGCGATCGATCTGGGTCATCCTCACATCGACGATCACGAACATCCGAATTTTGAGGTTTTTGTAAAACATCTCTCTTATTCTTACCACAAAAGCAGCAGTTTAATTTTTGATGAAAACTCAGGAGAACTGCTTCACACGCACGATATGAAAGATAAAAATTTTGGTGAAAAAGCCGTTGGAGCCAATTACGATATTCATGTAGGTTCCATTTTAGGCTTGCCAACGAAGATTATTGCATTCATTGTTAGTTTAATCTGCGCTTCGCTACCCGTGACAGGATTTTTGGTTTGGTGGGGAAGAAGAAAGAAAACCAAAAAGGCCGTTTAA
- a CDS encoding ROK family protein gives MSVVDLSKQVALGIDIGGTNTKFGLVNHRGQILAKGSIPTDQYATPEEFIDALHKEIQPLIDEHGVEKMIEGIGVGAPNANYYRGTIEQAPNLPWKGVIYFADLMTEKFGQPCKMTNDANAAALGEMMYGAARGMKDFIMITLGTGVGSGIVSGGHLIYGHDGFAGELGHTIVKPGGRKHWSTGSEGSLESYASATGIAITAKKMRAEFPDSMLNRYPEDTINSKTVHECALKGDPVAIEVFRYTGQKLGEALANFVMFSSPEAILLFGGVIKAGDFILNPAKLHMERNLLPIFRNKVKLVFSELDEADAAILGASALVWEK, from the coding sequence ATGTCAGTAGTAGATTTGTCAAAACAGGTTGCATTAGGTATCGATATCGGTGGAACCAATACTAAATTTGGTTTAGTAAATCACAGAGGCCAAATTTTAGCAAAAGGTTCAATTCCAACAGACCAATATGCGACTCCGGAAGAATTTATTGATGCCTTGCACAAAGAAATTCAGCCGCTGATCGATGAGCATGGTGTAGAAAAAATGATTGAAGGAATCGGTGTAGGTGCGCCCAATGCAAACTACTACAGAGGAACAATCGAGCAGGCTCCTAATCTTCCGTGGAAAGGCGTAATATATTTTGCAGATTTAATGACCGAGAAATTCGGGCAGCCCTGCAAAATGACCAACGATGCCAACGCTGCTGCTCTTGGTGAAATGATGTACGGCGCTGCAAGAGGAATGAAAGATTTTATCATGATTACTTTGGGAACAGGCGTAGGAAGCGGAATCGTTTCCGGTGGTCATTTGATCTACGGACACGACGGTTTTGCCGGAGAACTTGGTCATACGATCGTAAAACCGGGAGGAAGAAAACATTGGAGCACCGGCTCTGAAGGAAGCCTAGAATCTTATGCATCAGCAACAGGAATTGCCATAACCGCAAAAAAAATGAGAGCAGAATTTCCGGATTCTATGCTTAACAGATACCCTGAAGATACCATCAATTCTAAAACCGTTCACGAATGCGCCTTGAAAGGAGACCCTGTAGCCATTGAAGTTTTCAGGTATACTGGTCAGAAATTGGGCGAGGCTTTAGCGAATTTTGTGATGTTTTCATCTCCGGAAGCAATTTTATTGTTCGGCGGAGTGATCAAAGCAGGAGATTTTATTTTAAATCCTGCGAAACTGCACATGGAACGAAATCTTTTACCGATTTTCAGAAATAAAGTGAAACTGGTTTTCAGCGAACTTGATGAAGCTGATGCTGCTATCTTGGGCGCAAGTGCTTTAGTTTGGGAAAAATAA